One genomic region from Haloarcula taiwanensis encodes:
- a CDS encoding hydroxymethylglutaryl-CoA synthase → MTAVGIDAMEIWTGKLKLDLAETFAPAQGDDPGKYTKGLGLRASSFPDVYEDIVTMGANAAHRLMKRKGLTPEDIGRIDVATESAFDNSKPVSTYIAGCLEQVYDENFHHANKGERKFACISGTQSLDDAYNWIRAGRNRGRAALVIATDTALYARDDPGEATQGAGAVAMLVDEDPNLVELSAEQGYGSADETDFLKPNQQFPSVDGKRSVNVYLARMREALEDFAEVAGDIHPGDYEMIPFHTPFPGMVRKAAALGYRHIVRGTDVGDLLAEEIGHQPMRSDFETDDEFHAAIKEYTDALTETERYQDWYANTIEPTLEISREVGNWYTGSVHIARASGLKHARENGLDLDDARLLVASYGSGAQAEVHAETVVPGWEEEIGALDIDEQIRNRYDLSFAEYEQVHDVHNHETETDVEEFTAPENEFAFDGWGRMGERKYRYVE, encoded by the coding sequence ATGACTGCAGTCGGTATCGACGCCATGGAGATCTGGACCGGGAAGCTCAAACTCGACCTCGCTGAGACGTTCGCACCGGCTCAGGGAGACGATCCGGGGAAGTACACGAAGGGACTGGGCCTGCGCGCATCATCGTTCCCCGATGTGTACGAGGACATCGTCACGATGGGGGCGAATGCGGCCCATCGCCTGATGAAGCGCAAGGGGCTAACACCGGAAGATATCGGCCGCATCGACGTAGCGACCGAGAGCGCTTTCGACAACTCAAAACCCGTCTCGACATACATCGCGGGCTGTCTCGAACAGGTATACGACGAGAACTTCCACCACGCCAACAAGGGCGAGCGGAAGTTCGCCTGTATCTCCGGGACACAGAGCCTCGACGACGCCTACAACTGGATTCGCGCCGGACGAAACCGCGGTCGGGCCGCGCTCGTCATCGCTACTGACACCGCACTGTACGCCCGCGACGACCCCGGCGAGGCCACGCAGGGAGCCGGCGCGGTGGCGATGCTCGTCGACGAAGACCCGAATCTGGTCGAACTCTCTGCCGAACAGGGATACGGCAGCGCCGACGAGACTGACTTCCTCAAGCCCAATCAGCAGTTCCCGTCAGTCGACGGGAAACGCTCGGTGAACGTCTACCTCGCCCGCATGCGCGAAGCGCTTGAGGACTTCGCCGAGGTGGCCGGCGACATCCACCCGGGCGACTACGAGATGATTCCCTTCCACACGCCGTTCCCGGGGATGGTCCGGAAGGCCGCGGCACTCGGCTACCGACACATCGTTCGCGGCACGGACGTGGGTGACCTGCTGGCCGAGGAAATCGGTCACCAGCCCATGCGGTCGGACTTCGAGACAGACGACGAGTTCCATGCCGCAATCAAGGAGTACACCGACGCACTCACCGAAACCGAGCGCTATCAGGACTGGTACGCCAATACTATAGAGCCGACGCTTGAAATCTCCCGCGAGGTCGGCAACTGGTACACCGGCTCCGTCCACATCGCCCGTGCCTCCGGACTGAAACACGCCCGTGAGAACGGACTGGATCTGGACGATGCCAGATTGTTAGTTGCCTCCTACGGGTCCGGCGCGCAGGCGGAAGTCCACGCCGAGACTGTCGTCCCCGGCTGGGAGGAGGAAATCGGCGCGCTCGACATCGACGAACAGATCCGGAACCGCTACGACCTCTCCTTCGCCGAGTACGAACAAGTCCACGACGTCCATAATCACGAGACTGAGACCGATGTCGAGGAGTTCACCGCCCCTGAAAACGAGTTCGCCTTCGACGGCTGGGGCCGGATGGGTGAGCGGAAATATCGGTACGTGGAGTAG
- a CDS encoding transcriptional regulator, which translates to MAGGARDDLAEKMAGEVALSDDPGATLRKWRTDFDVAQTELADKLDVSPSVVSDYESGRRDNPGIGVVRRLVVALLDIDENRGGDHIRQHARVLSAGFDSDVVHDLREYSANVGVERVYDAIDAEELFRGSQDTVAGHTVINSIAAITRLSSDEFYQLYGQSTNRALVFTNVTRGESPLVALRVVSPTPNAVILHGLDDEAVWEHAQDLARIDDFSLAITNTDLEDLLGGLRELP; encoded by the coding sequence ATGGCAGGGGGCGCACGTGACGACCTCGCGGAAAAAATGGCGGGCGAGGTGGCACTGAGCGACGACCCAGGGGCGACCCTGCGGAAGTGGCGTACCGACTTCGACGTTGCACAGACCGAACTCGCCGACAAACTCGATGTCTCCCCGTCCGTGGTCTCGGACTACGAGAGCGGTCGGCGTGACAACCCCGGTATCGGCGTTGTCAGGCGACTCGTCGTCGCATTGCTTGACATCGACGAGAACCGCGGCGGCGACCACATCCGCCAGCACGCCCGCGTGCTTTCGGCTGGATTCGACAGCGACGTGGTCCACGACCTCCGCGAATACTCCGCGAATGTGGGCGTCGAGCGGGTCTACGACGCTATCGACGCCGAGGAACTGTTCCGAGGTAGTCAAGACACCGTGGCGGGCCACACTGTCATCAACTCCATCGCCGCCATCACGCGCCTCTCTTCGGACGAGTTCTACCAGCTGTACGGTCAGTCGACGAACCGCGCGCTCGTGTTTACCAATGTGACCCGCGGCGAATCCCCCCTGGTCGCACTTCGGGTCGTCTCACCGACGCCCAACGCCGTCATCCTCCACGGACTTGACGACGAGGCCGTCTGGGAGCACGCGCAGGACCTCGCCCGCATCGACGACTTTTCGCTTGCGATCACCAATACAGATCTTGAGGATCTGTTGGGTGGCCTTCGAGAGCTTCCCTGA
- a CDS encoding type IV pilin, giving the protein MAGRNLPSARRGVSPVVGVVLMLVISVLLAATVSSVVFSASSDLNQQTPTVARSTGEFVIGPSGRCGENTVTIRHDGGDPVPADELEVAVGLPDNGARIVALPVSGTALSARNTADPDNVVYDYCVGGVIANGGQRWSAGRIIAFQLNAGGGTVEPGDSIEVRVVHAPTNGVLVEAELTARR; this is encoded by the coding sequence GTGGCCGGACGAAATCTCCCTTCTGCTCGTCGCGGCGTCAGTCCCGTCGTCGGCGTGGTCCTCATGCTCGTGATTAGCGTCCTTTTGGCGGCAACAGTCAGCAGTGTTGTGTTCAGTGCCAGCAGCGACCTGAACCAGCAGACACCGACCGTTGCCCGCTCGACAGGGGAGTTCGTGATTGGTCCGTCGGGTAGGTGCGGTGAGAATACGGTGACGATTCGACACGACGGCGGCGACCCGGTCCCGGCCGACGAACTGGAAGTCGCTGTTGGACTGCCGGACAACGGCGCCCGCATCGTTGCGCTGCCAGTTTCCGGGACGGCGCTATCAGCGAGGAATACTGCTGATCCGGACAACGTCGTCTACGACTACTGTGTCGGCGGTGTCATCGCTAATGGCGGACAGCGGTGGTCTGCGGGCCGGATAATCGCGTTCCAACTGAACGCCGGCGGTGGAACCGTCGAGCCGGGCGACAGCATCGAAGTACGCGTCGTCCACGCTCCCACGAACGGTGTCCTTGTCGAGGCCGAACTGACCGCTCGCCGGTAA
- a CDS encoding AAA family ATPase, with amino-acid sequence MDWTEKYRPTTLSEVRGNDKARDALKKWAETWDDHREAVILYGSPGIGKTSAAHALANDMGWPTIELNASDSRTKDVINRVAGEAAKSGTLTAGGGGRRLVIMDEADNIHGNADRGGARAITALVKEASQPMILIANEYYEMSNGLRNNCQDIEFRDVSPRSIVPVLRDLCRQEGVEYESDALQELAEQNSGDLRGAVKDLQAIAETTEQLTADDVVTGERDTTEGIFEYLDVVLKEAGAQEALEASYDVDETPDDLINWIEDNMPKDYEGAELVRAYEFLSNADQWLGRVRETQNYSFWRYAGDNMTAGVAAARDGTKGGWTRYGPPSYWSKLGRSKGTRNTRDYVAQQIAAIDGVSMRTARREIMPFLSTMTHHCRNRDLTVAMAATYDMEAEHVSFVTGSGKDTNKVQDIVADAEALKEEAAVEHSGGAFEDASADGDGETNTETDSQDTSADEENGEQQVTLAADDGAGSDAAEDDSATDDETETASETADDDQQSGLSDFM; translated from the coding sequence ATGGATTGGACGGAGAAGTACCGCCCGACGACACTGTCGGAGGTGCGGGGCAACGACAAGGCCCGCGACGCACTCAAAAAGTGGGCGGAGACGTGGGACGACCACCGTGAGGCGGTCATCCTCTATGGCTCCCCGGGTATCGGGAAGACCTCAGCGGCCCACGCGCTGGCAAACGACATGGGGTGGCCGACTATCGAACTCAACGCCAGCGACTCCCGGACCAAGGACGTTATCAATCGGGTTGCCGGCGAGGCGGCCAAGTCAGGGACGCTGACCGCTGGCGGTGGCGGCCGCCGGCTCGTCATCATGGACGAGGCGGACAACATCCACGGCAACGCCGACCGCGGGGGTGCACGAGCGATCACGGCCCTCGTGAAAGAGGCCAGTCAGCCGATGATTCTCATCGCCAACGAGTACTACGAGATGTCAAACGGCTTGCGAAACAACTGCCAGGACATCGAGTTCCGGGATGTTTCGCCCCGCTCTATCGTCCCCGTTCTCCGTGACCTCTGCCGCCAGGAGGGCGTCGAGTACGAGTCCGACGCGCTGCAGGAACTCGCCGAGCAGAACAGCGGCGACCTGCGTGGCGCGGTCAAAGACCTCCAAGCCATCGCCGAAACGACAGAGCAGCTGACCGCCGACGACGTGGTAACCGGCGAGCGCGACACGACTGAGGGCATCTTCGAGTACCTCGACGTGGTGCTCAAGGAGGCCGGCGCACAGGAAGCCCTTGAGGCCAGCTACGACGTAGATGAGACGCCCGATGACCTCATCAACTGGATCGAGGACAACATGCCCAAGGACTACGAAGGGGCCGAACTGGTCCGTGCCTACGAGTTCCTCTCGAACGCCGACCAGTGGCTTGGCCGCGTGCGCGAGACGCAGAATTACTCCTTCTGGCGGTATGCCGGCGACAACATGACCGCCGGCGTCGCCGCAGCGCGGGACGGGACAAAGGGCGGCTGGACTCGCTACGGCCCGCCGAGCTACTGGTCGAAGCTCGGCCGGTCGAAGGGAACCCGGAACACACGGGACTACGTCGCCCAGCAGATTGCCGCTATCGACGGCGTGTCGATGCGGACCGCCCGCCGGGAGATCATGCCCTTCCTCTCGACGATGACTCACCACTGCCGGAACCGGGACCTGACGGTGGCAATGGCGGCGACCTACGACATGGAGGCCGAGCACGTCTCATTCGTCACTGGATCGGGCAAAGACACGAATAAGGTGCAGGACATCGTCGCTGACGCCGAGGCACTCAAGGAGGAAGCTGCCGTCGAACACTCCGGTGGGGCATTCGAGGATGCGAGTGCCGACGGGGACGGCGAAACCAATACGGAGACCGATAGTCAGGATACCAGCGCTGACGAGGAGAACGGCGAGCAGCAGGTGACGCTTGCGGCGGACGATGGCGCTGGCTCCGACGCCGCCGAGGACGACAGCGCTACCGACGACGAGACGGAAACAGCGAGCGAGACAGCCGATGACGACCAGCAGTCTGGCCTTTCTGACTTTATGTAG
- a CDS encoding amino acid ABC transporter permease, with the protein MGTPESTTAGRTLRARAAGLTDQPLTLLTVAAFWTWLVVRWTNDFLLDGALIERNTSFFPTAPFEAAASTLGGLATSLGPVGVPVGWVAGFFEFLAASIPYLPPLATGVWATILLTGLGIALGFVIAVPLSVARVYGGSITRLVALAYTELFRGTPLLAQLFVLYFATPLTAIIRELPTVGTGFIPAQAFWVAVIAFMLNSAAYQSEYIRSALNSVPEGQLTAARAIGLSKVDGIRHVVLPQGLRYAIPGWSNELVYLIKYSSLASFITVRELFERTDAIASETYRYTELFVLAGLLYLALVLSASLLMEFVEDRVAIPGLGTTSR; encoded by the coding sequence ATGGGGACGCCGGAGTCAACGACCGCCGGGCGAACGCTTCGCGCCCGCGCTGCCGGGCTGACCGACCAGCCGTTGACGCTGCTTACTGTCGCCGCCTTCTGGACGTGGCTCGTCGTGCGCTGGACGAACGACTTCCTGCTGGACGGGGCGCTCATCGAGCGCAATACGTCGTTCTTCCCGACTGCGCCGTTCGAGGCGGCCGCGTCAACGCTCGGTGGGCTCGCGACGAGTCTCGGTCCGGTCGGGGTCCCCGTCGGCTGGGTCGCCGGCTTCTTCGAGTTCCTGGCGGCATCGATCCCGTACTTGCCACCGCTGGCGACCGGCGTGTGGGCGACGATACTGCTGACGGGGCTGGGTATCGCGCTCGGTTTCGTCATCGCCGTCCCGCTTAGCGTCGCTCGGGTATACGGCGGGTCTATCACCCGTCTGGTCGCACTGGCGTACACCGAACTGTTCCGCGGGACGCCGCTGCTCGCCCAGTTGTTCGTCCTCTACTTCGCGACGCCGCTGACGGCAATCATCCGCGAACTGCCCACAGTCGGGACCGGATTCATTCCCGCACAGGCGTTCTGGGTGGCCGTTATCGCGTTCATGCTCAACAGCGCCGCCTACCAGTCGGAGTACATCCGCTCGGCGCTGAACTCCGTCCCGGAGGGGCAACTCACCGCCGCGCGCGCCATCGGCCTCTCGAAGGTTGATGGGATACGGCACGTGGTCCTGCCGCAGGGCCTGCGCTACGCGATTCCGGGCTGGTCGAACGAACTGGTGTACCTCATCAAGTACTCGTCGCTTGCGAGTTTCATCACTGTCCGTGAACTGTTCGAGCGGACCGACGCCATCGCCAGCGAGACCTACCGGTACACGGAACTGTTCGTCCTCGCCGGCCTGCTGTATCTGGCGCTGGTGCTCTCGGCGTCGCTCCTGATGGAATTCGTCGAGGACCGGGTCGCCATTCCCGGCCTCGGCACGACCAGCCGATGA
- the glnQ gene encoding glutamine ABC transporter ATP-binding protein (similar to ATP-binding component of ABC transporters) encodes MSDPLLELDDVYKSYGEEQVLSGVSFEMDAGDVDVVIGPSGSGKSTMLRCVNRLTEIDSGDIYLDGDCVTDADTDVNELRKQVGMVFQDFNLFAHLTALGNVTLGLRKVRGMDKSAAQEKGYEHLEQVGLLDQADSYPAELSGGQKQRVGIARALAMDPKLLLFDEPTSALDPELVGEVVEVMRDLAAEGITMLVVSHEMGFARSAASDIIFLDDGRIVEHGPPEQLFENPEAARTGEFLSRLETTHEGE; translated from the coding sequence ATGAGCGACCCGTTACTGGAACTTGACGACGTGTACAAGTCCTACGGCGAGGAACAGGTGCTCTCCGGCGTCAGTTTCGAGATGGACGCCGGGGACGTGGACGTGGTCATCGGCCCCAGCGGAAGCGGCAAGTCGACGATGCTCCGCTGTGTGAACCGCCTCACCGAGATCGACAGCGGCGACATCTACCTCGACGGCGACTGCGTCACCGACGCCGACACCGACGTCAACGAACTCCGAAAACAGGTCGGGATGGTGTTTCAGGATTTCAACCTCTTTGCTCATCTCACGGCGCTCGGGAACGTCACACTTGGCCTGCGGAAAGTCCGCGGCATGGACAAATCGGCGGCCCAGGAGAAGGGGTACGAACATCTGGAACAGGTCGGACTGCTGGATCAGGCCGACTCGTACCCCGCTGAACTCTCCGGCGGGCAGAAACAGCGCGTCGGCATCGCGCGCGCACTCGCCATGGACCCGAAGCTCCTGCTGTTCGACGAGCCGACCAGCGCGCTCGACCCCGAACTCGTCGGCGAAGTCGTCGAGGTAATGCGCGACCTCGCCGCCGAGGGCATCACCATGCTCGTCGTCAGCCACGAGATGGGATTCGCGCGGTCGGCGGCGTCAGACATCATCTTCCTTGATGACGGGCGTATCGTCGAACACGGCCCGCCGGAACAGCTGTTCGAGAACCCAGAGGCGGCACGGACCGGCGAGTTCCTCAGTCGCTTGGAGACGACCCACGAGGGGGAGTGA
- a CDS encoding glutamine ABC transporter substrate-binding protein has product MPPLPLQSDWAFVAGNLDLLLAGTGVTVGLTAASILLGFLLGFPAGAVEVYGRGPLKRAVETAGVVLRGTPLLVIIILLFFGLSVSSSAFVTATIALGLRSAAYQSQIFRGALQSVDEGQLEAARAVGMGRLQAIRSVVVPQALRRSVPGFQNEFTIVLKDTSIAIVIGLGELLTVGQNLYQGGQSTAALEIFLTVSLIYFVLTFVTNRSLDYVDDRFSIPGGERA; this is encoded by the coding sequence ATGCCACCGCTCCCGTTGCAGAGTGACTGGGCGTTTGTCGCCGGGAACCTCGACCTGCTGCTCGCAGGCACGGGTGTCACGGTCGGCCTGACAGCCGCGAGTATTCTGCTCGGCTTTCTGCTCGGCTTTCCGGCGGGGGCCGTCGAAGTGTACGGCCGTGGGCCGCTCAAACGCGCGGTCGAGACGGCCGGCGTCGTCCTTCGCGGCACGCCGCTGCTCGTCATCATTATCCTGCTGTTCTTCGGTCTCTCGGTGTCGAGCAGCGCCTTCGTGACGGCGACTATCGCGCTCGGACTCCGGAGTGCCGCGTACCAGTCACAGATCTTCCGCGGCGCACTCCAGAGCGTCGACGAGGGACAACTGGAAGCCGCTCGCGCCGTCGGCATGGGCCGGCTCCAGGCCATCCGGAGCGTCGTCGTGCCCCAGGCACTCCGCCGAAGCGTGCCCGGCTTCCAGAACGAGTTCACGATCGTCCTGAAAGACACGAGTATCGCCATCGTCATCGGTCTCGGCGAACTGCTGACTGTCGGCCAGAACCTCTACCAGGGCGGTCAAAGCACTGCTGCGCTTGAAATTTTCCTGACTGTGAGCCTCATTTATTTCGTTCTCACGTTCGTGACGAACCGCTCGCTCGATTACGTCGACGACCGCTTCAGCATCCCCGGCGGTGAGCGTGCATGA
- a CDS encoding basic amino acid ABC transporter substrate-binding protein, with protein sequence MSDNGLSRRQYLSTVGGTAVAVSLAGCFGGGGGDGGATEITAGTAPGFPPFEMKQDGELVGFDIDLLEAVVDETDYTLAGWEEFEFKSLIPALTNENIDVVAAGMTINDERDETIDFTDPYYSSNQAIVVREDGDFSPESMSDLSGRPVGAQKGTTGESTVQSELIEPGNLDESNYNSYGNYVLAVEDLQNGNIDAVVIDEPVAQTFAAQRPVTIAFTYETGENFGFGVREGDDEFTQALNDGLSAVRDGNTYQDLTNKWFGQQ encoded by the coding sequence ATGTCAGACAACGGTCTTTCACGACGCCAGTACCTCTCCACTGTCGGTGGAACTGCAGTAGCTGTCTCGCTCGCTGGGTGTTTCGGGGGCGGTGGCGGCGACGGCGGCGCTACCGAAATCACTGCCGGAACTGCACCGGGGTTCCCCCCGTTCGAGATGAAACAGGACGGCGAACTCGTCGGGTTCGACATCGACCTGCTTGAAGCGGTCGTCGACGAGACCGACTACACCCTTGCCGGCTGGGAAGAATTCGAGTTCAAGTCTCTGATCCCGGCGCTGACGAACGAGAATATCGACGTAGTCGCCGCGGGGATGACGATCAACGACGAGCGTGACGAGACCATCGACTTCACCGACCCGTACTACAGTTCGAACCAGGCGATTGTCGTCCGTGAAGACGGTGACTTCTCACCGGAGTCGATGTCGGACCTTTCCGGGCGCCCAGTCGGCGCACAGAAGGGCACGACGGGCGAGAGCACGGTCCAGTCGGAACTCATCGAACCGGGGAACCTCGACGAGTCAAACTACAACTCCTACGGCAACTACGTGCTGGCGGTCGAAGACCTCCAGAACGGCAACATCGACGCCGTCGTCATCGACGAGCCGGTCGCACAGACCTTCGCCGCACAGCGTCCGGTCACCATCGCCTTCACGTACGAGACGGGCGAGAACTTCGGGTTCGGCGTCCGGGAGGGCGACGACGAGTTCACCCAGGCGCTCAACGATGGCCTGTCCGCAGTCCGCGACGGGAACACGTACCAAGACCTGACGAACAAGTGGTTCGGCCAGCAGTAA
- a CDS encoding cytochrome AA3 biosynthesis protein — protein MTTRFRRLVATTTVLTFALILLGVYTGAIGAGLTCEARWPFCDGWMGLFPANWASFVEWFHRLVAMITGFGILGSTIAAWRGEYSRRIKLATGVATVVLPVQILLGANTIFNFGATAQVLHHGAAQLIFGAMVAATAWAYTDTAESPSVQSTETQHTARADD, from the coding sequence ATGACCACCCGTTTCCGCCGACTGGTGGCGACGACGACGGTGCTGACGTTCGCACTCATCCTGCTCGGCGTGTACACCGGTGCTATCGGTGCCGGGCTGACCTGTGAGGCACGCTGGCCGTTCTGTGACGGCTGGATGGGGCTGTTCCCCGCAAACTGGGCGAGTTTCGTCGAGTGGTTCCACCGTTTAGTCGCAATGATCACTGGCTTTGGCATCCTCGGTTCGACGATCGCCGCGTGGCGCGGTGAGTACAGCCGGCGGATCAAGCTTGCGACAGGTGTTGCCACGGTCGTGCTCCCGGTGCAGATTCTCCTTGGCGCGAACACTATCTTCAACTTCGGTGCCACGGCGCAGGTACTCCACCACGGGGCCGCACAGCTTATCTTCGGTGCGATGGTCGCGGCGACGGCGTGGGCCTACACCGATACGGCGGAGTCGCCGTCGGTACAATCGACCGAGACCCAGCACACAGCACGCGCTGACGATTGA
- a CDS encoding histidine kinase: protein MFEQIRTYLYGQRSRSPDAAARRADGGFVASDGQARFLADALDPNSPRLTDRFDDPETAAIGTQHVERQFELEPDELRALIDDYETAGISQREFIATQGFVTESLVESAFEQLRDELGPDAQNAIDTVEAELHEGLETTQSVTQAGIDAFTDATAENSATDGFDYHDVLQHIGTPLFVLDTNGDIRSWNSSIENLTGVSEAEAKEMEMASMAFYPDGRRGKTLADKVLDAPETTHRKYDVPKVEDEDFTLYRDTSVMADQHGNERNISFSAAPIYDEDDELIAVVEMVQDRTDEAKRHEAVTDLVDEVKSTMAALKNGRLDARASFDRTDGGEYVDDQLYEVIGSLNDMAEQVEELADQVDEQAQQLAVTIEQANSSAEAVESRVTEQTASLTQAADNIQDIGAGMEEVAATSSEVASAAQRAKAAAEDGSAAGEAVMDVTDGLAETSEALVDTVTDLDDQMDEVSEIVEIIADVAEQTNMLALNANIEAARAGESGSGFAVVADEVKTLANETSEYASEISTSITSIQDQATETAEMVETSHEQVERAESEIEDALDALDEISDAVEEATSGIQEVADANDDQASAIENVTSMVEDAQNHAREAEAATKEIVEATDQQEDAVTELTDRVGELTNAN, encoded by the coding sequence ATGTTCGAACAGATCCGCACCTATCTCTACGGCCAGCGGTCCCGTTCTCCGGACGCTGCGGCCAGACGGGCGGACGGCGGATTCGTCGCGAGTGACGGACAAGCTCGCTTTCTGGCCGACGCCCTTGACCCGAACTCGCCACGCCTCACTGATCGCTTCGACGACCCGGAGACGGCCGCTATCGGGACACAGCACGTCGAGCGGCAGTTCGAACTCGAGCCTGACGAACTCCGGGCGCTGATTGACGACTACGAAACAGCTGGCATAAGCCAGCGTGAGTTCATCGCCACCCAGGGCTTTGTCACGGAATCGCTCGTCGAAAGTGCGTTCGAACAGCTTCGGGACGAACTCGGCCCGGATGCACAGAATGCTATCGACACTGTCGAGGCAGAGCTTCACGAAGGGCTGGAAACAACACAGTCAGTCACCCAGGCCGGTATCGACGCCTTCACTGACGCTACAGCTGAAAACAGCGCTACCGATGGGTTCGACTACCACGACGTACTGCAGCATATCGGGACGCCGCTCTTTGTTCTGGATACGAACGGTGATATCCGCAGCTGGAACAGTTCGATCGAAAACCTGACTGGTGTCTCCGAGGCCGAAGCAAAGGAGATGGAGATGGCGAGCATGGCGTTCTATCCGGACGGTCGACGCGGGAAGACCCTCGCCGACAAGGTCCTCGACGCACCGGAGACGACCCACAGGAAGTACGACGTGCCAAAGGTCGAAGACGAGGACTTCACGCTGTACCGCGATACGAGCGTGATGGCCGACCAGCACGGAAACGAGCGCAACATCTCGTTCAGCGCCGCCCCCATCTACGACGAGGACGACGAACTCATCGCGGTTGTCGAGATGGTCCAGGACCGGACTGATGAGGCCAAGCGCCACGAGGCGGTGACGGACCTAGTCGATGAGGTCAAATCGACCATGGCTGCACTCAAGAACGGCCGCCTCGACGCCCGGGCGTCGTTCGACCGGACTGACGGCGGCGAATACGTCGACGATCAGCTGTACGAAGTCATCGGGTCGCTCAACGATATGGCAGAACAGGTCGAGGAGCTGGCGGACCAGGTGGACGAGCAGGCACAGCAACTCGCGGTCACTATCGAACAGGCGAACTCGTCCGCAGAGGCCGTCGAAAGTCGCGTTACCGAACAGACCGCCTCCCTCACTCAAGCGGCCGACAACATTCAGGACATCGGGGCTGGGATGGAGGAGGTCGCCGCCACGTCCAGCGAAGTGGCGTCAGCAGCACAGCGCGCGAAGGCGGCCGCAGAAGACGGCTCAGCGGCCGGTGAAGCAGTCATGGATGTCACCGATGGGCTTGCCGAAACGAGCGAAGCCCTCGTGGACACCGTCACTGATCTCGACGACCAGATGGACGAGGTGAGCGAGATCGTCGAAATAATCGCCGACGTGGCCGAGCAGACGAACATGCTCGCGCTGAACGCCAACATCGAAGCGGCCCGGGCCGGTGAAAGCGGGAGCGGGTTCGCTGTCGTGGCCGACGAGGTGAAAACGCTCGCGAACGAGACAAGCGAATACGCCTCCGAGATCTCGACGAGCATTACTTCGATTCAGGACCAGGCGACCGAGACAGCCGAAATGGTCGAGACATCACACGAGCAGGTCGAGCGTGCGGAGTCCGAGATTGAGGACGCGCTGGATGCGCTGGACGAGATTTCCGACGCCGTCGAGGAGGCGACGAGTGGTATCCAGGAAGTCGCCGACGCCAACGACGATCAGGCGAGCGCTATCGAGAACGTGACTTCGATGGTCGAAGACGCGCAGAACCACGCTCGAGAGGCCGAAGCGGCGACGAAGGAGATCGTCGAGGCGACCGACCAGCAGGAAGACGCAGTCACCGAACTGACCGACCGAGTCGGCGAACTCACGAACGCGAACTGA